One genomic window of Glycine soja cultivar W05 chromosome 9, ASM419377v2, whole genome shotgun sequence includes the following:
- the LOC114368039 gene encoding protein C2-DOMAIN ABA-RELATED 9-like isoform X2 encodes MMANSCVSMDNNNILGLLKLRIKRGVNLAIRDARTSDPYVVVNMGDQKLKTRVVKNNCNPDWNEELTLSVKDVKTPIHLTVYDKDTFSVDDKMGEAEIDLKPYVQCKQMGLGKLPNGCSLKRIQPDRTNYLAEESSCIWQNGKIVQEMFLRLRNVESGEILVEIEWVDVVGCKGLSEAK; translated from the exons ATGATGGCAAACAGTTGTGTTTCAATGGACAATAATAATATCCTGGGTCTTCTCAAGCTTCGAATTAAAAGAGGCGTTAATCTTGCAATTCGCGATGCTCGTACCAGCGATCCGTATGTCGTCGTCAACATGGGTGATCAG AAGCTGAAGACTCGTGTCGTAAAAAACAACTGCAACCCTGACTGGAATGAAGAATTGACCCTTTCTGTAAAGGACGTTAAAACCCCAATACATCTG ACGGTTTATGACAAAGACACTTTCTCTGTTGATGACAAAATGGGTGAGGCAGAGATAGACTTAAAACCATATGTTCAGTGTAAGCAGATGGGATTGGGCAAGCTCCCAAATGGTTGTTCACTCAAGAGAATTCAACCAGATAGAACTAATTACCTTGCTGAAGAGAGCAGCTGCATTTGGCAAAATGGAAAGATTGTCCAAGAAATGTTTTTGAGATTGAGAAATGTTGAGAGTGGAGAAATACTTGTGGAAATTGAGTGGGTTGATGTTGTTGGTTGCAAGGGCTTATCAGAG GCAAAATAA
- the LOC114368039 gene encoding protein C2-DOMAIN ABA-RELATED 7-like isoform X1 yields MMANSCVSMDNNNILGLLKLRIKRGVNLAIRDARTSDPYVVVNMGDQKLKTRVVKNNCNPDWNEELTLSVKDVKTPIHLTVYDKDTFSVDDKMGEAEIDLKPYVQCKQMGLGKLPNGCSLKRIQPDRTNYLAEESSCIWQNGKIVQEMFLRLRNVESGEILVEIEWVDVVGCKGLSEVEL; encoded by the exons ATGATGGCAAACAGTTGTGTTTCAATGGACAATAATAATATCCTGGGTCTTCTCAAGCTTCGAATTAAAAGAGGCGTTAATCTTGCAATTCGCGATGCTCGTACCAGCGATCCGTATGTCGTCGTCAACATGGGTGATCAG AAGCTGAAGACTCGTGTCGTAAAAAACAACTGCAACCCTGACTGGAATGAAGAATTGACCCTTTCTGTAAAGGACGTTAAAACCCCAATACATCTG ACGGTTTATGACAAAGACACTTTCTCTGTTGATGACAAAATGGGTGAGGCAGAGATAGACTTAAAACCATATGTTCAGTGTAAGCAGATGGGATTGGGCAAGCTCCCAAATGGTTGTTCACTCAAGAGAATTCAACCAGATAGAACTAATTACCTTGCTGAAGAGAGCAGCTGCATTTGGCAAAATGGAAAGATTGTCCAAGAAATGTTTTTGAGATTGAGAAATGTTGAGAGTGGAGAAATACTTGTGGAAATTGAGTGGGTTGATGTTGTTGGTTGCAAGGGCTTATCAGAGGTAGAACTTTAA
- the LOC114368039 gene encoding protein C2-DOMAIN ABA-RELATED 9-like isoform X3 → MMANSCVSMDNNNILGLLKLRIKRGVNLAIRDARTSDPYVVVNMGDQTVYDKDTFSVDDKMGEAEIDLKPYVQCKQMGLGKLPNGCSLKRIQPDRTNYLAEESSCIWQNGKIVQEMFLRLRNVESGEILVEIEWVDVVGCKGLSEVEL, encoded by the exons ATGATGGCAAACAGTTGTGTTTCAATGGACAATAATAATATCCTGGGTCTTCTCAAGCTTCGAATTAAAAGAGGCGTTAATCTTGCAATTCGCGATGCTCGTACCAGCGATCCGTATGTCGTCGTCAACATGGGTGATCAG ACGGTTTATGACAAAGACACTTTCTCTGTTGATGACAAAATGGGTGAGGCAGAGATAGACTTAAAACCATATGTTCAGTGTAAGCAGATGGGATTGGGCAAGCTCCCAAATGGTTGTTCACTCAAGAGAATTCAACCAGATAGAACTAATTACCTTGCTGAAGAGAGCAGCTGCATTTGGCAAAATGGAAAGATTGTCCAAGAAATGTTTTTGAGATTGAGAAATGTTGAGAGTGGAGAAATACTTGTGGAAATTGAGTGGGTTGATGTTGTTGGTTGCAAGGGCTTATCAGAGGTAGAACTTTAA